Proteins encoded together in one Phyllostomus discolor isolate MPI-MPIP mPhyDis1 chromosome 6, mPhyDis1.pri.v3, whole genome shotgun sequence window:
- the CAPN14 gene encoding calpain-14 isoform X1 has protein sequence MSLWPPWRGRSKLGEKDPMGGPSQLPKQDYEALQERCLRNGCLFEDSSFPATLSSIGRGPLLQKLPPRLQWRRPPELHSNPLFYVANTRRLDLCQGLVGDCWLLAALQALTLHQDILSQVVPLNQSFTENYAGIFQFWFWHFGKWVPVVIDDLLPVDEAGQLVFVSSTYKNLFWGALLEKAYAKLCGSYEDLQLGQVSDALLDFTGGVTITINLAEAPGNLWDILTRATYSKTLIGCQTHAGSERMLENGLVDGHAYTVIRIWKVTCNHEPEYLVKLRNPWGKVEWKGDWSDSSSTWDLLSPKEKIVLWRKDNDGEFWMTLKDFKTHFKLLVICKLTPGLLSHEVGQKWSYTMQEGRWEKGTTAGGPINLHQARDTFWKNPQFLLSVWRPKESRTLLMPCSVLVSLIQKPRHRHRNRKLPLAIGFYLFRMSQLSDDQRKLPPEFFLRNHPLVLPEVFRSEKEVSRELWLEPGTYLIVPCTSKAGQESEFILRVFSKKHLFHEIGSNPKTVFFKEIVDQAEGHEKFFKYFERNPEINAAELQKILNHLPWSGLGSTHPLFSLDACQGILALLDLNASGTVSIQEFRDLWKQLIHYQVVFHKHDSNRSGCLNWGQLRAAMKNAGIVLSDDVCYLMLIRYGGPKLQMDFVSFVHLMLRAEKMESIFQNLTQDGKGIYLQKPEWLLMTMYS, from the exons ATGTCTCTGTGGCCACCTTGGCGGGGACGAAGCAAGCTAGGGGAGAAGGACCCGATGGGAGGTCCTTCACAGCTTCCCAAGCAGGACTATGAGGCCCTGCAGGAAAGGTGCCTGAGGAATGGCTGCCTCTTTGAAGACAGCAGCTTCCCGGCCACCCTGAGCTCCATCGGCAGGGGGCCCCTGCTGCAGAAGCTGCCACCCCGTCTGCAGTGGAGGAGGCCACCG GAACTGCACAGCAACCCCCTCTTCTATGTTGCCAACACCCGAAGGCTGGATCTGTGCCAGGGATTGGTAG GTGACTGCTGGCTCTTGGCTGCTCTGCAAGCTCTGACTTTGCACCAGGACATCCTGAGCCAGGTTGTTCCCCTGAATCAGAGTTTCACCGAGAATTACGCTGGCATCTTCCAGTTCTGG TTCTGGCACTTTGGGAAGTGGGTTCCTGTGGTGATAGATGACCTACTGCCCGTGGATGAAGCTGGTCAGCTGGTCTTCGTCTCTTCCACCTATAAGAACTTGTTCTGGGGGGCTCTTCTGGAAAAAGCTTATGCGAA GCTCTGTGGCTCCTATGAAGACTTGCAGCTTGGACAGGTGTCTGATGCCTTGTTGGACTTCACCGGTGGGGTGACAATCACCATCAACCTGGCAGAAGCCCCtggaaacctctgggacatcCTAACCCGAGCCACCTACAGCAAAACTCTTATCGGCTGCCAGACCCACGCAGGG AGTG AGAGGATGCTGGAGAATGGGCTGGTGGACGGCCATGCCTACACTGTCATAAGAATCTGGAAG GTGACCTGCAACCATGAGCCTGAATATCTAGTCAAGCTGCGGAACCCCTGGGGGAAGGTGGAATGGAAAGGAGACTGGAGTGACAG ctCAAGTACATGGGACCTACTGAGCCCCAAGGAGAAGATTGTGCTGTGGAGAAAAGATAATGATGGAGAATTTTG GATGACGCTTAAGGACTTTAAAACACACTTCAAGCTTCTGGTCATCTGTAAACTGACCCCAGGCCTGCTGAGTCACGAAGTAGGCCAGAAGTGGTCATACACCATGcaggaggggagatgggagaaggGAACCACAGCTGGTGGCCCCATAAATTTGCACCAAG CCCGGGACACATTTTGGAAGAACCCGCAGTTCCTGCTGTCCGTCTGGAGGCCAAAGGAGAGCAGGACGTTGCTGATGCCCTGCAGCGTGCTGGTGTCCCTGATCCAGAAGCCCAGGCACAGGCACCGCAACCGGAAGCTTCCCCTGGCCATCGGCTTCTACCTCTTCAGG ATGAGCCAG TTATCTGATGACCAGAGGAAACTGCCCCCTGAGTTCTTCTTGAGAAATCACCCCCTGGTCCTTCCCGAGGTGTTTCGCTCAGAAAAAGAAGTGAGTCGGGAGTTGTGGCTGGAGCCAGGGACGTACCTCATCGTGCCCTGCACATCGAAGGCTGGCCAGGAGTCGGAGTTCATCCTCAGAGTCTTCTCCAAGAAGCACTTGTTCCA TGAAATTGGCAGCAATCCCAAAACTGTCTTCTTTAAG GAAATAGTAGACCAGGCGGAAGGGCATGAGAAATTCTTCAAATACTTTGAAAGG AATCCAGAGATAAATGCAGCTGAACTGCAGAAGATCCTGAACCACCTGCCCTGGTCCG GTTTGGGGAGCACACATCCCCTCTTCAGCCTCGATGCCTGCCAGGGGATCCTGGCTCTACTGGAT CTTAATGCATCTGGTACCGTGAGCATCCAGGAATTCAGGGACCTGTGGAAGCAGCTGATTCACTATCAG GTGGTTTTCCACAAGCATGACAGTAACAGGTCAGGATGCCTGAACTGGGGACAGCTGCGGGCTGCCATGAAGAATGCAG GAATCGTGCTCAGCGATGACGTCTGCTACCTGATGCTCATCCGCTACGGCGGCCCCAAGCTCCAGATGGACTTTGTCAGCTTTGTCCACTTGATGCTGCGTGCGGAGAAGATGGAGA GTATCTTCCAAAACTTAACCCAAGATGGCAAAGGGATATACCTCCAGAAGCCAGAG
- the CAPN14 gene encoding calpain-14 isoform X2 translates to MSLWPPWRGRSKLGEKDPMGGPSQLPKQDYEALQERCLRNGCLFEDSSFPATLSSIGRGPLLQKLPPRLQWRRPPELHSNPLFYVANTRRLDLCQGLVGDCWLLAALQALTLHQDILSQVVPLNQSFTENYAGIFQFWFWHFGKWVPVVIDDLLPVDEAGQLVFVSSTYKNLFWGALLEKAYAKLCGSYEDLQLGQVSDALLDFTGGVTITINLAEAPGNLWDILTRATYSKTLIGCQTHAGEERMLENGLVDGHAYTVIRIWKVTCNHEPEYLVKLRNPWGKVEWKGDWSDSSSTWDLLSPKEKIVLWRKDNDGEFWMTLKDFKTHFKLLVICKLTPGLLSHEVGQKWSYTMQEGRWEKGTTAGGPINLHQARDTFWKNPQFLLSVWRPKESRTLLMPCSVLVSLIQKPRHRHRNRKLPLAIGFYLFRMSQLSDDQRKLPPEFFLRNHPLVLPEVFRSEKEVSRELWLEPGTYLIVPCTSKAGQESEFILRVFSKKHLFHEIGSNPKTVFFKEIVDQAEGHEKFFKYFERNPEINAAELQKILNHLPWSGLGSTHPLFSLDACQGILALLDLNASGTVSIQEFRDLWKQLIHYQVVFHKHDSNRSGCLNWGQLRAAMKNAGIVLSDDVCYLMLIRYGGPKLQMDFVSFVHLMLRAEKMESIFQNLTQDGKGIYLQKPEWLLMTMYS, encoded by the exons ATGTCTCTGTGGCCACCTTGGCGGGGACGAAGCAAGCTAGGGGAGAAGGACCCGATGGGAGGTCCTTCACAGCTTCCCAAGCAGGACTATGAGGCCCTGCAGGAAAGGTGCCTGAGGAATGGCTGCCTCTTTGAAGACAGCAGCTTCCCGGCCACCCTGAGCTCCATCGGCAGGGGGCCCCTGCTGCAGAAGCTGCCACCCCGTCTGCAGTGGAGGAGGCCACCG GAACTGCACAGCAACCCCCTCTTCTATGTTGCCAACACCCGAAGGCTGGATCTGTGCCAGGGATTGGTAG GTGACTGCTGGCTCTTGGCTGCTCTGCAAGCTCTGACTTTGCACCAGGACATCCTGAGCCAGGTTGTTCCCCTGAATCAGAGTTTCACCGAGAATTACGCTGGCATCTTCCAGTTCTGG TTCTGGCACTTTGGGAAGTGGGTTCCTGTGGTGATAGATGACCTACTGCCCGTGGATGAAGCTGGTCAGCTGGTCTTCGTCTCTTCCACCTATAAGAACTTGTTCTGGGGGGCTCTTCTGGAAAAAGCTTATGCGAA GCTCTGTGGCTCCTATGAAGACTTGCAGCTTGGACAGGTGTCTGATGCCTTGTTGGACTTCACCGGTGGGGTGACAATCACCATCAACCTGGCAGAAGCCCCtggaaacctctgggacatcCTAACCCGAGCCACCTACAGCAAAACTCTTATCGGCTGCCAGACCCACGCAGGG GAAGAGAGGATGCTGGAGAATGGGCTGGTGGACGGCCATGCCTACACTGTCATAAGAATCTGGAAG GTGACCTGCAACCATGAGCCTGAATATCTAGTCAAGCTGCGGAACCCCTGGGGGAAGGTGGAATGGAAAGGAGACTGGAGTGACAG ctCAAGTACATGGGACCTACTGAGCCCCAAGGAGAAGATTGTGCTGTGGAGAAAAGATAATGATGGAGAATTTTG GATGACGCTTAAGGACTTTAAAACACACTTCAAGCTTCTGGTCATCTGTAAACTGACCCCAGGCCTGCTGAGTCACGAAGTAGGCCAGAAGTGGTCATACACCATGcaggaggggagatgggagaaggGAACCACAGCTGGTGGCCCCATAAATTTGCACCAAG CCCGGGACACATTTTGGAAGAACCCGCAGTTCCTGCTGTCCGTCTGGAGGCCAAAGGAGAGCAGGACGTTGCTGATGCCCTGCAGCGTGCTGGTGTCCCTGATCCAGAAGCCCAGGCACAGGCACCGCAACCGGAAGCTTCCCCTGGCCATCGGCTTCTACCTCTTCAGG ATGAGCCAG TTATCTGATGACCAGAGGAAACTGCCCCCTGAGTTCTTCTTGAGAAATCACCCCCTGGTCCTTCCCGAGGTGTTTCGCTCAGAAAAAGAAGTGAGTCGGGAGTTGTGGCTGGAGCCAGGGACGTACCTCATCGTGCCCTGCACATCGAAGGCTGGCCAGGAGTCGGAGTTCATCCTCAGAGTCTTCTCCAAGAAGCACTTGTTCCA TGAAATTGGCAGCAATCCCAAAACTGTCTTCTTTAAG GAAATAGTAGACCAGGCGGAAGGGCATGAGAAATTCTTCAAATACTTTGAAAGG AATCCAGAGATAAATGCAGCTGAACTGCAGAAGATCCTGAACCACCTGCCCTGGTCCG GTTTGGGGAGCACACATCCCCTCTTCAGCCTCGATGCCTGCCAGGGGATCCTGGCTCTACTGGAT CTTAATGCATCTGGTACCGTGAGCATCCAGGAATTCAGGGACCTGTGGAAGCAGCTGATTCACTATCAG GTGGTTTTCCACAAGCATGACAGTAACAGGTCAGGATGCCTGAACTGGGGACAGCTGCGGGCTGCCATGAAGAATGCAG GAATCGTGCTCAGCGATGACGTCTGCTACCTGATGCTCATCCGCTACGGCGGCCCCAAGCTCCAGATGGACTTTGTCAGCTTTGTCCACTTGATGCTGCGTGCGGAGAAGATGGAGA GTATCTTCCAAAACTTAACCCAAGATGGCAAAGGGATATACCTCCAGAAGCCAGAG